One region of Phragmites australis chromosome 18, lpPhrAust1.1, whole genome shotgun sequence genomic DNA includes:
- the LOC133899697 gene encoding protein WALLS ARE THIN 1-like, translating into MADAGEGRRVCGMPEKAQLHVAMLALQFGYAGFHVVSRLALNMGISKLVFPVYRNIIALCLLVPFAYFLEKKDRPQLTLNFVVQFFLLALCGITANQGFYLLGLDNTSPTFASAIQNSVPAITFAMAAALRIEKVRLDRRDGVAKVVGTLACVAGASVITLYKGPAIFGPSGAGGGDKLMAGPELGLPLGKDEKNWTLGCVYLIGHCLSWSGWLVLQAPVLKKYPARLSVTSYTCFFGVIQFLIIAAFMERDADAWRFHSGSELFTILYAGFIASGVAFAVQIWCIDRGGPVFVAVYQPVQTLVVAIMASLTLGEKFYLGGIIGAVFIIIGLYLVLWGKNEERARLVRDATAAVASGEREASGIRSAKASSMTQPLLLPSSTSTDNV; encoded by the exons ATGGCGGATGCGGGGGAGGGGCGGCGGGTGTGCGGCATGccggagaaggcgcagctgcaTGTGGCGATGCTGGCGCTGCAGTTCGGGTACGCGGGCTTCCACGTCGTGTCGAGGCTGGCGCTCAACATGGGCATCAGCAAGCTCGTCTTCCCTGTCTACCGCAACATCATCGCCCTCTGCCTCCTTGTACCCTTCGCATACTTCCTCGAAAA GAAGGACAGGCCGCAACTGACCCTCAACTTCGTCGTCCAGTTCTTCCTCCTCGCTCTCTGCGG GATAACGGCGAACCAAGGGTTCTACCTCCTGGGCCTGGACAACACGTCGCCCACATTCGCCTCCGCCATCCAGAACTCCGTCCCGGCCATCACcttcgccatggccgccgcacTACGGATCGAGAAGGTCCGCCTTGACCGGCGGGACGGCGTGGCCAAGGTGGTGGGCACGCTGGCGTGCGTCGCGGGGGCGTCGGTCATCACGCTCTACAAGGGCCCCGCCATCTTCGGGCCGTccggggctggcggcggcgacaAGCTCATGGCCGGCCCCGAGCTGGGGCTGCCGCTGGGCAAGGACGAGAAGAACTGGACGCTGGGTTGCGTGTACCTGATCGGGCACTGCCTGTCGTGGTCGGGCTGGCTGGTGCTGCAGGCCCCCGTGCTGAAGAAGTACCCGGCGCGCCTCTCCGTCACCTCCTACACCTGCTTCTTCGGGGTCATCCAGTTCCTCATCATCGCCGCCTTCATGGAGAGGGACGCCGACGCATGGAGATTCCACTCCGGCTCCGAGCTCTTCACCATCCTCTACGCC GGTTTCATCGCGTCTGGCGTAGCGTTCGCGGTGCAGATCTGGTGCATCGACCGCGGTGGCCCGGTATTCGTGGCGGTGTACCAGCCCGTCCAGACGCTCGTCGTCGCCATCATGGCGTCCCTGACCCTCGGCGAGAAGTTCTACCTCGGAGGCATCATCGGCGCCGTGTTCATCATCATCGGCCTCTACCTGGTGCTCTGGGGGAAGAACGAGGAGAGGGCGCGCCTCGTCAGGGACGCCACGGCGGCCGTAGCCTCCGGCGAGCGCGAAGCCTCTGGCATCCGGAGCGCCAAGGCGTCGTCCATGACGCAGCCTCTCCTGCTGCCGTCCTCCACCTCCACAGACAACGTCTGA
- the LOC133899741 gene encoding protein SOSEKI 3-like isoform X2, with protein sequence MEGRPTRRRGTGTSPGRNKVWVEPPGKSNNQTLARSPPPPPAPAAAKRVAVVYYLCRNRHLEHPHFIEVPLASPEEGLYLRDVINRLNVLRGKGMAAMYSWSCKRSYKNGFVWHDLSDEDLVLPAQGNEYILKGSELLDRSPQPDRQQNGVGNPKVESLKQPKEESPQSRGSQEGCSSSSSPSAVVKEVSPLPPTPRPQQQAQSALLPSSSASTNREDEQCPTPHSGSSGNVSPEQTGRKAPLSEASSPGSLEYRVCKPMGAHDASTQTDDTERNVPEKHTRMAGVSTEDSTSDAEIQECHQRNSPKGPEIVQESPQGCLFDASPGGRVETLESLIRAEASRRSGFKTLEEEHMYGPMGVKLKPANLLMQLITCGSISVKDHRGFGFIPTYRPRFTQVEFPSPVFSTPMGLRHLDKMPCNARTIGMRAPESEYFSGSLVETKKQDESGKGMGTLKRSSSFDEDRVYRASHCKSDTESSVESGSFRCLPQTIKIISCNQSRSGTILSPTSDVRNSSSQQEYSTRSSPLGSSKSASNRMTDPSVGKLSSSRVESFHKEKDVIKIEESFLLELGL encoded by the exons ATGGAGGGGAGGCCGACGCGGCGGCGCGGTACCGGCACCAGCCCCGGACGCAACAAGGTCTGGGTCGAGCCGCCGGGCAAGAGCAACAACCAAACCCTGGCGCGgtcgccgcctccgcccccAGCACCGGCCGCGGCAAAGAGGGTGGCGGTGGTGTACTACCTCTGCCGCAACCGCCATCTGGAGCACCCCCACTTCATCGAGGTGCCGCTCGCCTCCCCGGAGGAAGGTCTCTACCTGCGAG ATGTGATTAACCGCCTCAACGTGCTGCGGGGGAAGGGCATGGCCGCCATGTACTCCTGGTCCTGCAAAAG GAGCTACAAGAACGGCTTCGTGTGGCACGACTTGTCCGACGAAGATCTGGTGCTCCCTGCGCAGGGCAACGAGTACATCCTCAAGGGCTCCGAGCTCCTTGACCGCTCGCCGCAGCCAG ATCGGCAGCAGAATGGTGTTGGCAACCCAAAGGTTGAGAGTCTCAAGCAACCGAAGGAAGAGTCCCCTCAGTCGCGGGGTTCGCAAGAAGGATGCTCGTCGTCATCATCTCCGTCTGCCGTTGTCAAAGAGGTCTCACCTCTGCCTCCTACTCCACGGCCGCAGCAACAGGCACAATCGGCATTGCTGCCGTCGTCATCTGCTTCCACCAACCGCGAGGATGAGCAATGCCCGACTCCACATTCAGGCTCATCCGGAAACGTGTCTCCTGAACAGACAGGGAGAAAGGCTCCGTTATCAGAGGCAAGCTCCCCAGGATCTCTAGAGTATAGAGTTTGCAAGCCCATGGGAGCACATGACGCGTCCACACAGACAGATGATACTGAGAGAAATGTTCCTGAGAAGCACACTCGCATGGCTGGGGTATCTACAGAAGATAGTACATCCGATGCTGAGATTCAAGAATGTCATCAAAGGAACTCACCAAAGGGGCCTGAAATTGTTCAAGAATCGCCACAGGGGTGTTTGTTCGATGCTTCTCCAGGTGGCAGAGTTGAGACCTTGGAGTCCCTGATAAGAGCGGAAGCCAGTAGGAGAAGTGGCTTTAAGACACTGGAAGAGGAACATATGTATGGCCCAATGGGTGTGAAACTCAAACCAGCCAATTTGCTAATGCAGTTGATCACCTGTGGGTCTATTTCTGTGAAAGATCACCGAGGCTTTGGGTTCATCCCAACATACAGGCCTCGGTTTACACAAGTTGAGTTCCCTTCGCCAGTGTTCTCTACACCTATGGGATTGCGGCACCTTGATAAAATGCCCTGTAATGCAAGAACGATTGGAATGAGAGCTCCAGAGTCTGAATATTTCAGTGGGAGCTTGGTCGAGACCAAGAAACAGGACGAGTCCGGGAAAGGAATGGGCACACTCAAACGCTCATCATCTTTTGACGAGGATAG AGTTTATAGAGCATCACACTGCAAAAGTGATACAGAAAGCTCGGTTGAGTCGGGCAGTTTCAGATGTCTCCCACAGACTATCAAAATCATATCATGTAACCAATCGAGAAGTGGAACAATACTCTCCCCAACCTCTGATGTCCGGAATAGCTCTAGTCAACAAGAATATAGCACTAGATCCTCGCCGCTGGGTTCATCAAAAAGTGCAAGCAATAGGATGACTGATCCATCAGTGGGTAAACTGTCATCCTCGAGAGTGGAGTCGTTCCACAAGGAAAAGGATGTGATCAAGATTGAAGAAA GCTTCCTTCTGGAGCTCGGGTTATAA
- the LOC133899741 gene encoding protein SOSEKI 3-like isoform X1: MEGRPTRRRGTGTSPGRNKVWVEPPGKSNNQTLARSPPPPPAPAAAKRVAVVYYLCRNRHLEHPHFIEVPLASPEEGLYLRDVINRLNVLRGKGMAAMYSWSCKSRSYKNGFVWHDLSDEDLVLPAQGNEYILKGSELLDRSPQPDRQQNGVGNPKVESLKQPKEESPQSRGSQEGCSSSSSPSAVVKEVSPLPPTPRPQQQAQSALLPSSSASTNREDEQCPTPHSGSSGNVSPEQTGRKAPLSEASSPGSLEYRVCKPMGAHDASTQTDDTERNVPEKHTRMAGVSTEDSTSDAEIQECHQRNSPKGPEIVQESPQGCLFDASPGGRVETLESLIRAEASRRSGFKTLEEEHMYGPMGVKLKPANLLMQLITCGSISVKDHRGFGFIPTYRPRFTQVEFPSPVFSTPMGLRHLDKMPCNARTIGMRAPESEYFSGSLVETKKQDESGKGMGTLKRSSSFDEDRVYRASHCKSDTESSVESGSFRCLPQTIKIISCNQSRSGTILSPTSDVRNSSSQQEYSTRSSPLGSSKSASNRMTDPSVGKLSSSRVESFHKEKDVIKIEESFLLELGL, from the exons ATGGAGGGGAGGCCGACGCGGCGGCGCGGTACCGGCACCAGCCCCGGACGCAACAAGGTCTGGGTCGAGCCGCCGGGCAAGAGCAACAACCAAACCCTGGCGCGgtcgccgcctccgcccccAGCACCGGCCGCGGCAAAGAGGGTGGCGGTGGTGTACTACCTCTGCCGCAACCGCCATCTGGAGCACCCCCACTTCATCGAGGTGCCGCTCGCCTCCCCGGAGGAAGGTCTCTACCTGCGAG ATGTGATTAACCGCCTCAACGTGCTGCGGGGGAAGGGCATGGCCGCCATGTACTCCTGGTCCTGCAAAAG CAGGAGCTACAAGAACGGCTTCGTGTGGCACGACTTGTCCGACGAAGATCTGGTGCTCCCTGCGCAGGGCAACGAGTACATCCTCAAGGGCTCCGAGCTCCTTGACCGCTCGCCGCAGCCAG ATCGGCAGCAGAATGGTGTTGGCAACCCAAAGGTTGAGAGTCTCAAGCAACCGAAGGAAGAGTCCCCTCAGTCGCGGGGTTCGCAAGAAGGATGCTCGTCGTCATCATCTCCGTCTGCCGTTGTCAAAGAGGTCTCACCTCTGCCTCCTACTCCACGGCCGCAGCAACAGGCACAATCGGCATTGCTGCCGTCGTCATCTGCTTCCACCAACCGCGAGGATGAGCAATGCCCGACTCCACATTCAGGCTCATCCGGAAACGTGTCTCCTGAACAGACAGGGAGAAAGGCTCCGTTATCAGAGGCAAGCTCCCCAGGATCTCTAGAGTATAGAGTTTGCAAGCCCATGGGAGCACATGACGCGTCCACACAGACAGATGATACTGAGAGAAATGTTCCTGAGAAGCACACTCGCATGGCTGGGGTATCTACAGAAGATAGTACATCCGATGCTGAGATTCAAGAATGTCATCAAAGGAACTCACCAAAGGGGCCTGAAATTGTTCAAGAATCGCCACAGGGGTGTTTGTTCGATGCTTCTCCAGGTGGCAGAGTTGAGACCTTGGAGTCCCTGATAAGAGCGGAAGCCAGTAGGAGAAGTGGCTTTAAGACACTGGAAGAGGAACATATGTATGGCCCAATGGGTGTGAAACTCAAACCAGCCAATTTGCTAATGCAGTTGATCACCTGTGGGTCTATTTCTGTGAAAGATCACCGAGGCTTTGGGTTCATCCCAACATACAGGCCTCGGTTTACACAAGTTGAGTTCCCTTCGCCAGTGTTCTCTACACCTATGGGATTGCGGCACCTTGATAAAATGCCCTGTAATGCAAGAACGATTGGAATGAGAGCTCCAGAGTCTGAATATTTCAGTGGGAGCTTGGTCGAGACCAAGAAACAGGACGAGTCCGGGAAAGGAATGGGCACACTCAAACGCTCATCATCTTTTGACGAGGATAG AGTTTATAGAGCATCACACTGCAAAAGTGATACAGAAAGCTCGGTTGAGTCGGGCAGTTTCAGATGTCTCCCACAGACTATCAAAATCATATCATGTAACCAATCGAGAAGTGGAACAATACTCTCCCCAACCTCTGATGTCCGGAATAGCTCTAGTCAACAAGAATATAGCACTAGATCCTCGCCGCTGGGTTCATCAAAAAGTGCAAGCAATAGGATGACTGATCCATCAGTGGGTAAACTGTCATCCTCGAGAGTGGAGTCGTTCCACAAGGAAAAGGATGTGATCAAGATTGAAGAAA GCTTCCTTCTGGAGCTCGGGTTATAA
- the LOC133898395 gene encoding superoxide dismutase [Cu-Zn], chloroplastic-like, whose translation MQAVLIAAMAAQTILFAAAAAPPAALFSTPSSDRPFHSLRLVSGPGGAAAARALVVADATNKAVAVLKGTSEVEGTVTLTQEDDGPTTVNVRITGLTPGLHGFHLHEFGDTTNGCISTGPHFNPNNMTHGAPEDEVRHAGDLGNIVANAEGVAEATILDNQIPLSGPNSVVGRAFVVHELEDDLGKGGHELSLSTGNAGGRLACGVVGLTPL comes from the exons ATGCAAGCTGTGCTCATCGCCGCCATGGCCGCGCAGACTATcctcttcgccgccgccgctgcgccgcCCGCCGCCCTCTTCTCGACTCCTTCCTCTGACCGCCCCTTCCACTCGCTCCGCCTCGTCTCCGGCCCAGGGGGCGCCGCTGCCGCCAGGGCGCTCGTCGTCGCCGACGCCACCAACAAGGCCGTCGCCGTCCTCAAGGGCACATCCGAGGTCGAGGGCACCGTCACGCTCACACAGGAGGACGACG GTCCTACAACAGTGAACGTCCGTATCACTGGGCTTACTCCTGGACTTCATGGCTTCCACCTC CACGAGTTTGGAGATACTACCAATGGGTGCATATCAACAG GACCACATTTTAATCCAAACAATATGACGCACGGTGCACCAGAAGATGAAGTTCGTCATGCGGGTGACCTGGGAAACATTGTTGCCAATGCTGAGG GCGTAGCTGAGGCAACCATTCTTGATAACCAG ATTCCTTTGAGCGGCCCAAATTCAGTTGTTGGGAGAGCATTTGTTGTTCATGAGCTTGAAGACGATTTGGGGAAAG GGGGCCATGAGCTTAGCCTCAGCACCGGAAATGCTGGTGGAAGACTGGCATGTG GTGTTGTTGGCCTGACTCCATTGTAG
- the LOC133898394 gene encoding expansin-A32-like: MSGSRAVGALVSLLLGLALVDVATAGGVKPLTPGGRQVHHNHGKFTPGPWKPAHATFYGGRDGSGTTAGACGYKDTAAEGYGVQTVAVSTVLFGDGAACGGCYEVRCADSPDGCKPGAAPLVVTATNLCPPNYEQSGDSGGWCNPPLEHLDLSMPAFLQIAQEKAGIVPISYRRVPCVKQGGIRYTITGNKYFNMVMVTNVGGAGDVAAVSVKGNKRVKWTPLKRNWGQLWQTGEDLTGESLTFRVMTSDHRKATSWHVLPKDWQFGVTYQAPKNF, from the exons ATGTCTGGTTCGCGGGCGGTCGGGGCGCTCGTGTCGCTGCTGCTTGGGCTCGCGCTGGTCGATGTCGCGACGGCCGGCGGTGTCAAGCCCCTGACGCCTGGCGGGCGGCAGGTGCACCACAACCACGGCAAGTTCACGCCTGGCCCGTGGAAGCCCGCGCACGCGACGTTCTACGGCGGGCGCGACGGGTCCGGCACCACGGCAGGCGCGTGTGGGTACAaggacacggcggcggaggggtACGGCGTGCAGACGGTGGCCGTGAGCACGGTGCTGTTCGGCGACGGCGCGGCCTGCGGAGGGTGCTACGAGGTGAGGTGCGCGGACAGCCCCGACGGGTGCAAGCCCGGCGCGGCGCCCCTGGTCGTGACGGCGACGAACCTGTGCCCGCCCAACTACGAGCAGTCCGGGGACAGCGGCGGGTGGTGCAACCCGCCGCTCGAGCACTTGGACCTGAGCATGCCGGCGTTCCTCCAGATCGCGCAGGAGAAGGCCGGCATCGTGCCGATCTCCTACCGCAG GGTGCCGTGCGTGAAGCAGGGCGGGATCCGGTACACGATCACTGGGAACAAGTACTTCAACATGGTGATGGTGACGAACgtgggcggcgccggcgacgtgGCGGCGGTGTCGGTGAAGGGGAACAAGCGCGTGAAGTGGACGCCGCTGAAGCGCAACTGGGGGCAGCTGTGGCAGACGGGGGAGGACCTCACCGGCGAGTCGCTGACGTTCCGGGTGATGACCAGCGACCACCGCAAGGCCACCTCGTGGCACGTCCTCCCCAAGGACTGGCAGTTCGGCGTCACGTACCAGGCGCCCAAGAACTTCTAG
- the LOC133898393 gene encoding malate dehydrogenase [NADP] 1, chloroplastic-like codes for MGLSTAYSPAGSRLSPTPLGAHAARRRSVHLLLRPRRPGLAIVRCSVDAAKQVQDGPAVVAPKSEAEVGRKECFGVFCTTYDLKADDTTKSWKKLVNIAVSGAAGMISNHLLFKLASGEVFGQDQPIALKLLGSERSLQALEGVAMELEDSLYPLLREVSIGIDPYEVFEDVDWALLIGAKPRGPGMERAALLDINGQIFADQGKALNAVASRNVKVIVVGNPCNTNALICLKNAPNLPAKNFHALTRLDENRAKCQLALKAGVFYDKVSNMTIWGNHSTTQVPDFLNAKIDGRPVKEVVKDTKWLEEEFTKTVQKRGGVLIQKWGRSSAASTAVSIVDAIRSLVTPTPEGDWFSSGVYTTGNPYGIAEDIVFSMPCRSKGDGDYELVGDVEMDDFLWGRIKKSEAELLAEKKCVAHLTGEGNAFCDLPEDTMLPGEM; via the exons ATGGGTCTCTCAACAGCTTACTCGCCGGCCGGATCGCGCCTCTCGCCGACCCCTCTCGGCGCTcacgccgcgcgccgccgctcCGTGCACCTCCTCCTGCGCCCGCGCCGGCCCGGGCTCGCCATCGTCCGCTGCTCCGTCGACGCCGCCAA GCAGGTGCAGGACGGGCCCGCTGTGGTTGCGCCAAAATCGGAGGCGGAGGTGGGGCGCAAAGAGTGCTTCGGGGTGTTCTGCACCACCTACGACCTCAAGGCG GATGATACGACAAAGTCATGGAAGAAGTTAGTGAATATTGCCGTGTCAGGTGCGGCTGGGATGATATCAAATCATCTGCTTTTCAAA CTTGCCTCTGGTGAGGTTTTTGGACAAGACCAGCCAATTGCACTTAAGTTACTCGGCTCAGAAAGATCATTACAAGCACTGGAAG GCGTAGCTATGGAACTGGAGGATTCACTGTATCCATTGCTAAGGGAAGTCAGCATTGGTATAGATCCTTATGAGGTCTTTGAAGATGTAGATTGGGCCCTTCTTATTGGTGCTAAGCCCCGAGGCCCTGGAATGGAGCGAGCTGCGTTACTAGATATCAACGGTCAAATCTTTGCTGATCAG GGGAAAGCTCTTAACGCTGTGGCATCTCGGAACGTGAAAGTCATAGTTGTTGGAAATCCCTGTAACACTAA TGCACTGATTTGCTTGAAGAATGCTCCAAACCTACCAGCAAAAAATTTCCATGCATTAACGAGGCTGGACGAAAATAGAGCCAAGTGTCAG CTAGCACTAAAAGCAGGTGTTTTTTATGACAAAGTATCAAACATGACGATTTGGGGGAACCATTCGACAACTCAG GTTCCTGATTTCTTGAATGCGAAAATTGATGGGAGACCGGTGAAAGAAGTCGTTAAGGATACGAAGTGGTTAGAAGAAGAATTCACCAAAACAGTTCAAAAG CGTGGAGGTGTGCTCATCCAAAAATGGGGCAGATCTTCAGCTGCATCAACCGCTGTTTCGATAGTCGATGCTATAAGGTCCCTTGTAACTCCTACCCCAGAAGGCGATTGGTTTTCTTCAGGG GTTTATACGACTGGAAATCCTTATGGCATAGCAGAGGACATCGTGTTCAGCATGCCATGTAGGTCGAAG GGGGATGGTGACTATGAACTAGTTGGTGATGTGGAAATGGACGATTTCCTCTGGGGACGGATTAAGAAG AGTGAAGCTGAATTGCTTGCTGAGAAGAAATGTGTTGCCCATCTCACAGGAGAG GGTAATGCATTTTGTGATCTTCCGGAAGATACAATGCTACCAGGAGAGATGTAG